In Corynebacterium endometrii, one DNA window encodes the following:
- a CDS encoding fumarylacetoacetate hydrolase family protein, whose amino-acid sequence MKLATLRTPYGTTTVRVDGEGFGTELDHEDVGALLASPDWRKAAEMSGEPITFNPANLAPVIPNPGKIICVGLNYAKHIREMGHEAPNQPTLFIKFPDALTGPYDDVYVPDYATSKLDYEGELCAVIGTRAYQVSSDEALDYVAGYAVMNDYSMRDFQKATSQFHAGKSFYRTAGFGPWLTTPDEWSPGRGARIRTQVDGETRQDDNTDDLIFSVAELIEYCSRLYPLNPGDVIVTGTPEGVAAGMNPPRFIGDGQTVRIEIDGLGHLQATTHYGQPDSVDHTNLLSNGGCCGGACGCSAESRH is encoded by the coding sequence ATGAAACTAGCTACCCTAAGGACCCCCTACGGCACCACCACTGTCCGCGTTGACGGTGAGGGTTTTGGCACCGAACTGGACCACGAAGATGTTGGCGCCCTGCTGGCCAGCCCCGATTGGCGCAAGGCGGCCGAGATGTCCGGCGAACCCATCACCTTTAACCCGGCCAATCTGGCCCCTGTTATCCCCAACCCGGGGAAGATCATCTGCGTCGGCCTGAACTACGCTAAGCATATTCGGGAGATGGGGCACGAGGCACCGAACCAGCCGACGCTGTTCATCAAGTTCCCCGACGCGCTGACCGGCCCCTACGATGACGTTTATGTGCCGGACTACGCCACGTCAAAGCTGGACTACGAGGGCGAGCTCTGCGCGGTAATCGGCACCCGCGCCTACCAGGTCTCCAGCGATGAGGCCTTGGATTACGTGGCCGGCTACGCGGTCATGAATGACTATTCCATGCGTGACTTCCAGAAGGCCACCAGCCAGTTCCACGCCGGCAAGTCCTTCTACCGAACGGCGGGGTTTGGCCCGTGGCTCACGACTCCGGATGAATGGTCTCCGGGCCGGGGAGCCCGCATCCGCACCCAGGTCGACGGCGAAACACGCCAGGATGACAACACCGATGACCTGATTTTCTCCGTAGCCGAGCTGATTGAGTACTGCTCCCGGCTTTACCCGCTCAACCCCGGCGATGTCATCGTCACGGGCACGCCCGAGGGCGTTGCCGCGGGCATGAACCCGCCGCGTTTTATCGGAGACGGCCAGACCGTGCGCATTGAGATCGATGGACTGGGCCATCTCCAGGCAACTACCCACTACGGTCAACCGGACTCGGTGGATCATACAAATCTACTATCCAACGGCGGCTGCTGCGGTGGGGCATGTGGGTGTTCGGCCGAATCGCGACACTAG
- the pth gene encoding aminoacyl-tRNA hydrolase, translated as MSETPVLIVGLGNPGPKYVGTRHNVGFEVIDELLTRVSPMPASLSVHKKTNTEIVELPAGRLLGRRAIVAKPRCFMNLSGGAVKALASYYGIEPGDVVVIYDDLELEFGQVKLRSGGGDHGHNGLRSITKSLGTKDYQRLGVGIGRPPGRQDVASFVLKPFAKSEVADLPIVAADAADLLEQSLR; from the coding sequence GTGAGTGAGACCCCCGTTCTTATTGTAGGTTTGGGCAATCCGGGCCCAAAGTATGTTGGCACGCGCCACAACGTTGGCTTCGAGGTCATCGATGAGTTGTTGACGCGTGTCTCCCCCATGCCCGCGTCTTTAAGCGTGCACAAAAAGACCAATACGGAAATCGTGGAGCTGCCCGCCGGCCGCCTGCTGGGGCGCAGGGCGATTGTGGCTAAACCCCGGTGTTTTATGAATCTTTCCGGCGGCGCCGTCAAGGCATTGGCGTCCTATTACGGAATAGAGCCTGGCGATGTGGTTGTCATTTATGATGATCTCGAGCTGGAATTCGGCCAGGTAAAACTGCGTTCCGGGGGCGGCGATCACGGCCACAATGGCCTACGTTCGATTACCAAGTCGCTGGGCACCAAGGACTATCAGCGCCTGGGCGTAGGGATTGGCCGCCCTCCGGGACGCCAGGACGTGGCATCGTTTGTCCTTAAACCGTTTGCCAAATCCGAGGTCGCCGACCTGCCCATCGTAGCCGCCGACGCCGCCGACCTCCTCGAGCAATCCCTCCGGTAA
- a CDS encoding HNH endonuclease signature motif containing protein: MSLQTYLSSLAHGIQLVAQVSGASRQDLMDWGASPAHAQELLDLYAAYFGDTAYTRKQERARRTTHDLQVLIRIERFVRRVKKSLDKWRLREELALLPASRVDSVARERLKALKPPKAPVEGVRIRRGSTHWQMVLTGPSKLIGEMYEGQDGTIETFHKRYFAGQSAPEYAINVVVTIDDLDEILDGTGDETLLRCTNGQVLTGAQLLQSKISERGYAALVHPVLGPIDLGTTERLANGKQRKLACIENPVCAWPGCHCPADMSQVHHIIAAKNGGPTSMANLLMLCPYHNAVNEDDKVRNRGRMIKVNGKSAWCSPYGGPPVNTHPGYRAPLLV, translated from the coding sequence ATGAGCTTGCAGACGTACCTTTCCTCCCTTGCCCACGGCATTCAGCTCGTGGCGCAGGTCTCCGGTGCGTCGAGACAGGACTTGATGGACTGGGGCGCCTCTCCCGCGCACGCGCAAGAACTCCTCGACCTTTATGCCGCGTATTTCGGTGACACCGCTTACACCCGCAAGCAGGAACGCGCCCGCCGCACCACCCATGATCTCCAGGTACTCATCCGGATCGAGCGCTTTGTCCGGCGCGTGAAGAAGTCTTTGGATAAATGGCGCCTGCGGGAGGAACTAGCCCTGCTACCCGCGTCTCGCGTCGACTCGGTCGCCCGTGAGCGCCTCAAGGCCCTAAAACCACCCAAGGCCCCAGTAGAGGGCGTGCGCATCCGCCGCGGTTCCACACATTGGCAGATGGTGCTTACAGGTCCATCCAAGCTGATAGGTGAGATGTACGAGGGCCAGGACGGCACCATTGAGACTTTTCATAAGCGCTATTTCGCCGGCCAATCCGCGCCGGAATACGCCATCAACGTGGTGGTTACCATAGATGATCTGGACGAAATTCTAGACGGTACCGGGGATGAGACGCTGCTTCGCTGCACCAACGGCCAGGTGCTCACCGGCGCCCAGCTCCTGCAGTCAAAGATCTCTGAGCGTGGCTACGCCGCACTGGTCCACCCGGTTCTCGGGCCCATCGACCTTGGCACCACGGAGCGCCTGGCCAATGGCAAACAGCGCAAGTTGGCCTGCATCGAAAACCCCGTTTGTGCCTGGCCGGGATGCCACTGCCCGGCGGACATGTCGCAGGTTCACCACATCATCGCCGCGAAGAATGGCGGCCCTACGTCCATGGCCAACCTGCTCATGCTTTGCCCATATCACAACGCGGTGAACGAGGATGACAAGGTCCGCAACCGCGGCCGGATGATTAAAGTCAACGGCAAATCCGCATGGTGTTCCCCTTATGGCGGCCCTCCGGTCAACACCCACCCCGGTTACCGCGCACCGCTGTTGGTTTAG
- a CDS encoding 50S ribosomal protein L25/general stress protein Ctc, protein MASNQPVIKADARNEFGKGAARRARRAGKVPGVIYGHGHDPIHFAVDRLEITALVRNHGVNAVLELEIDGEQHLTMVKHIDQNVLTLDIDHIDLLTIKRGEKVEVEVPVTVTGEPAPGLMINQDAYELLVEANVLSIPEELVASVEGAEDGTVVTAADVELPEGTTLVADGETVVATVSVPEVDEELEAAAEAAEEGGAEAGAESEEEAEESASEESSDNE, encoded by the coding sequence ATGGCTAGCAATCAGCCTGTCATCAAAGCAGATGCACGTAACGAATTCGGCAAGGGCGCTGCCCGCCGCGCACGCCGCGCCGGCAAGGTTCCTGGCGTAATCTACGGCCACGGCCACGACCCAATCCACTTCGCAGTGGACCGCCTGGAAATCACCGCCCTGGTCCGCAACCACGGCGTAAACGCTGTTCTGGAGCTCGAGATTGACGGCGAGCAGCACCTGACCATGGTTAAGCACATCGATCAGAACGTGCTGACCCTGGACATCGACCACATCGACCTCCTGACCATTAAGCGTGGCGAGAAGGTTGAGGTTGAGGTACCTGTAACCGTCACCGGCGAGCCAGCCCCAGGCCTGATGATCAACCAGGACGCTTACGAGCTGCTCGTTGAGGCAAACGTACTGTCCATCCCAGAAGAGCTGGTTGCCTCCGTTGAGGGCGCTGAGGACGGCACCGTGGTAACCGCCGCTGACGTTGAGCTGCCTGAGGGCACCACCTTGGTCGCAGACGGCGAGACCGTTGTTGCTACCGTTTCCGTTCCTGAGGTTGACGAAGAGCTCGAGGCTGCCGCTGAGGCTGCCGAAGAGGGCGGCGCCGAGGCCGGCGCTGAGTCTGAGGAAGAGGCTGAGGAGTCTGCTTCCGAGGAGTCCTCCGATAACGAGTAA
- a CDS encoding DNA alkylation repair protein — protein MMTEPCEDGYCARARAVEAVEEVLAPLADADQAFAMSAAAGRRCEFLGIPVKTRQRATRGILDRRPLDPDFVRGLWSLPEREFKYVACDHLLRQRRFPAALLPLLEELITTEPWWDTVEQLARVAARCLRYDSAAAETINDWATAGDIWLRRAASLCGSGQGLH, from the coding sequence ATGATGACCGAACCCTGCGAAGACGGCTACTGCGCCCGCGCCCGGGCCGTAGAGGCGGTAGAGGAGGTTCTGGCGCCGCTGGCCGATGCGGACCAAGCCTTCGCCATGTCCGCCGCGGCGGGTCGCCGGTGTGAATTCCTGGGTATCCCGGTTAAAACCCGCCAGCGGGCCACCCGCGGAATCCTGGATCGCCGGCCGCTGGATCCGGATTTTGTGCGCGGCCTGTGGTCCCTGCCGGAAAGGGAGTTCAAGTATGTTGCGTGCGATCACTTGCTGCGCCAGCGCCGATTCCCAGCCGCGCTGCTGCCGCTGCTCGAGGAGCTCATCACTACCGAGCCGTGGTGGGACACCGTAGAGCAGCTGGCCCGGGTCGCCGCACGGTGCCTGCGCTACGACTCCGCCGCCGCCGAAACCATCAACGATTGGGCTACCGCCGGTGATATCTGGCTTCGCCGCGCAGCCTCCCTGTGTGGGTCGGGCCAAGGACTTCATTGA
- a CDS encoding SDR family NAD(P)-dependent oxidoreductase, which translates to MGRFSSFDGRVALVTGAAYGIGAATAKELAACGAKVVAGDSSEPELQSLVADIREAGGTAEAFVMDQASEADQREAVNFAVRAFGGLHLAVNSSGYGSEPQRSGEFHVSDWDRQIDLNLNSVAYAMRYQLEQFMDQERTSQCAIVNVASVHGFLAAHGHSAYTAAKHGVIGLTRTAALEYASKGIRINAVTPAYVRNTMLAREMDDEEIGKIINAHPLGRLGNPEEVAYLIRFLLSSDASYITGAALPVDGGYTAG; encoded by the coding sequence ATGGGTAGGTTTTCTAGTTTTGACGGACGTGTGGCGCTGGTAACGGGCGCTGCATACGGAATTGGCGCCGCCACAGCAAAGGAGCTGGCAGCCTGTGGCGCCAAGGTTGTCGCGGGCGATAGTTCCGAACCCGAGCTGCAGTCCCTAGTCGCTGACATCCGCGAAGCCGGCGGCACCGCAGAAGCCTTTGTCATGGACCAGGCGTCCGAGGCGGACCAGCGCGAGGCCGTGAATTTCGCGGTGCGAGCCTTCGGCGGCCTGCACCTGGCGGTCAATTCCTCCGGTTATGGAAGCGAACCGCAGCGCTCCGGGGAATTCCACGTCTCCGATTGGGATCGCCAGATCGATCTCAATCTCAACTCCGTTGCGTATGCCATGCGCTACCAGCTCGAGCAGTTCATGGACCAGGAGCGCACGAGCCAATGCGCGATAGTCAATGTAGCTTCGGTCCACGGCTTCCTGGCCGCGCACGGCCACTCGGCGTACACCGCCGCCAAGCATGGTGTCATTGGCTTAACGCGCACCGCGGCGCTGGAATACGCCTCCAAGGGCATTCGCATCAACGCGGTGACCCCGGCCTATGTGCGCAACACGATGCTTGCCCGTGAGATGGACGATGAAGAAATCGGCAAGATCATCAACGCCCATCCCCTGGGTCGCCTGGGCAACCCGGAAGAGGTGGCATACTTGATCCGCTTCTTGCTTTCCTCCGACGCCTCCTACATCACCGGCGCCGCCCTACCCGTCGATGGCGGCTACACGGCCGGTTAA
- a CDS encoding ribose-phosphate diphosphokinase, with the protein MTGKKIKTKVKKKLMLFSGRAHTELAEAVAKELGTDLVPTTARDFANGEIFIRFEESVRGSDCFVIQSHTQPLNKWLMEQLIMIDALKRGSAKRITAILPFYPYARQDKKHSGREPISARLIADLLTAAGADRIVTVDLHTDQIQGFFDGPVDHMHAMPILVDYIKGKYSLDNLAVVSPDAGRVKVAEKWAHELGDAPLAFVHKTRSTEVANQTVSNRVVGDVEGKDCILLDDMIDTGGTIAGAVRVLKEAGAKSVVIACTHGVFSDPARERLSECGAEEVIATDTLPQSTEGWSNLTVLSIAPLLAKTIHEIFENGSVTTLFEPQEEAQK; encoded by the coding sequence ATGACTGGCAAGAAGATTAAGACCAAGGTCAAGAAGAAGCTCATGCTGTTTTCCGGCCGCGCTCACACCGAGCTGGCCGAGGCAGTAGCGAAGGAGCTCGGCACTGACTTGGTGCCTACCACCGCCCGCGACTTTGCGAATGGTGAAATCTTCATCCGCTTCGAAGAATCCGTACGTGGCTCGGACTGCTTTGTCATCCAGTCCCACACGCAGCCGCTGAACAAGTGGCTCATGGAGCAGCTCATCATGATTGATGCGCTCAAGCGCGGTTCCGCAAAGCGCATCACCGCTATCCTGCCGTTCTACCCATACGCGCGCCAGGATAAGAAGCACTCCGGCCGTGAGCCTATCTCCGCGCGCCTGATCGCTGACCTCCTCACCGCCGCCGGCGCTGACCGCATCGTCACCGTCGACCTCCACACCGATCAGATTCAGGGCTTCTTCGATGGTCCGGTGGACCACATGCACGCCATGCCAATCCTGGTGGACTACATCAAGGGCAAGTACTCCCTGGACAACCTGGCGGTGGTCTCCCCTGACGCCGGCCGCGTGAAGGTTGCCGAGAAATGGGCACACGAATTGGGTGACGCCCCGCTGGCGTTCGTCCACAAGACCCGCTCCACAGAGGTTGCTAACCAGACCGTGTCCAACCGAGTCGTTGGTGACGTAGAGGGCAAGGACTGCATCCTGTTGGATGACATGATTGATACCGGCGGCACCATCGCGGGCGCCGTGCGCGTGCTGAAGGAAGCCGGCGCCAAGTCCGTTGTCATTGCTTGTACCCACGGCGTGTTCTCCGACCCTGCCCGTGAGCGCCTGTCCGAGTGCGGTGCGGAGGAAGTTATCGCCACCGATACGCTGCCTCAGTCCACCGAGGGCTGGTCCAACCTGACCGTTCTTTCGATCGCTCCGCTGCTGGCCAAGACCATCCATGAGATCTTCGAGAATGGCTCCGTGACCACCCTTTTCGAGCCCCAAGAAGAGGCTCAGAAGTAG
- the glmU gene encoding bifunctional UDP-N-acetylglucosamine diphosphorylase/glucosamine-1-phosphate N-acetyltransferase GlmU: MVATNPCAVVVLAAGAGTRMKSSKQKTLHDIGGRQLVGHALHAAAGINPQHIVTVVGHQRDQVSPAVDAIAAELGREVIQAVQEEQNGTGHAVQCGLEPIPSFEGTVLVTNGDVPLLRAETIQALADEHVAAGNAVTVLSMRLEDPTGYGRIVRDEAGSVTAIVEQKDAQPQQLEIDEVNSGVFAFDAAVLRDALTKLDSNNAQGELYITDVLEIAREAGHGVGAHLATDAAELAGVNDRVQLADAGRVLNQRTVEAAMRGGATIEDPATTWIDVTVRIGQDVTIHPGTQLKGTTVIADGAEIGPDTTLTNMEVGEEATVVRTHGSDSSIGARANVGPFTFIRPGTILAEEGKLGGFVEAKNAQIGRGSKVPHLTYIGDATVGEYSNIGASSVFVNYDGVNKHHTTIGSHVRTGSDTMFIAPVQIGDGVYSGAGTVIKEDVPAGALVVSGGKQRNIEGWVQRKRPGTPAAEAAEAAQARSIETGSGSEESDTV; encoded by the coding sequence GTGGTAGCTACTAACCCGTGTGCCGTTGTGGTCCTCGCCGCCGGCGCAGGCACCCGCATGAAGTCCAGCAAGCAAAAGACACTGCATGACATTGGCGGCCGCCAGCTTGTAGGCCACGCCCTGCATGCCGCGGCTGGGATCAATCCGCAGCACATCGTCACTGTGGTGGGCCACCAGCGTGACCAGGTCTCCCCCGCCGTTGACGCCATCGCGGCGGAGCTCGGGCGCGAGGTTATTCAGGCGGTCCAGGAGGAGCAAAACGGCACCGGTCACGCGGTGCAGTGCGGGCTCGAGCCAATCCCATCTTTCGAGGGCACCGTATTGGTGACCAATGGCGATGTTCCGCTGCTGCGCGCCGAGACCATCCAGGCGCTGGCAGACGAGCACGTGGCCGCCGGCAATGCCGTGACCGTGTTGTCCATGAGGCTTGAGGACCCAACCGGGTATGGCCGGATTGTCCGCGATGAGGCCGGCTCGGTCACCGCCATTGTGGAGCAGAAGGACGCGCAGCCGCAGCAGCTTGAGATCGATGAGGTCAATTCCGGCGTCTTCGCGTTTGATGCTGCCGTATTGCGCGACGCGCTAACCAAGCTGGATTCAAACAATGCCCAGGGCGAGCTGTACATCACCGACGTCCTGGAAATCGCGCGCGAAGCCGGCCATGGCGTAGGCGCGCACCTCGCGACCGACGCCGCCGAATTGGCGGGCGTTAACGACCGCGTTCAGCTCGCCGACGCCGGCCGCGTGCTCAACCAGCGCACCGTCGAAGCCGCCATGCGCGGCGGCGCCACCATCGAGGACCCGGCCACCACCTGGATAGACGTGACCGTGCGGATCGGCCAGGACGTCACCATCCACCCCGGCACCCAGCTCAAGGGCACCACCGTGATCGCCGACGGCGCAGAAATCGGTCCGGATACCACGCTGACAAACATGGAGGTGGGTGAGGAAGCCACCGTCGTGCGCACCCACGGCTCTGATTCCTCCATCGGCGCCCGCGCCAACGTGGGACCGTTTACCTTCATCCGCCCCGGCACCATCCTGGCCGAAGAGGGCAAGCTGGGCGGCTTTGTCGAGGCGAAGAACGCGCAAATTGGCCGCGGCTCCAAGGTTCCGCACCTGACCTACATTGGCGATGCCACCGTGGGCGAATACTCCAATATCGGAGCTTCCTCCGTCTTCGTCAACTATGACGGGGTAAACAAACACCACACCACCATCGGCAGCCATGTGCGCACCGGTTCTGACACGATGTTCATTGCACCTGTCCAAATTGGTGACGGCGTATACTCCGGTGCGGGTACAGTTATCAAGGAGGATGTTCCTGCGGGCGCGCTCGTGGTCTCGGGCGGCAAGCAGCGCAACATCGAGGGCTGGGTTCAGCGCAAGCGCCCTGGTACCCCTGCGGCAGAAGCCGCGGAGGCGGCCCAGGCCCGTTCCATTGAAACTGGTTCCGGTTCTGAAGAATCTGACACCGTATAA
- a CDS encoding MFS transporter, producing the protein MTHPEGQEGRNEARNATRFAWSNGLQNIGDQLVAAKTVLPWIFQAAGVPGFFTGLLVPIREAGSMLPQAALSPWVTTHRSRKKLWILGSIGQAASALIIALAALCFTGIGLGVVVIAALSALSIFRALCSIAGKDVQGRTISKGRRGKVTGRATQIGGATTLAVGLALYFLGDLPGWGLAALLGLGSLGWLAAALIFSGIYEPHSDEEPRGMDRSWWKDTWHLFHDYKDFRSFVFVRSLLLVSALSTSFIVMLAQEAGSDALSGLAGFIVASGLASLVGGRVSGLLADKSSRSVMAGGAASASVILVLIVAAAAWLPPSLLAWIMPAAFFLVNLAHTAIRVARKTYVVDMAEGDQRTRFVGAANTLMGVFLLVAGGISALVALAGTSFALLLLAAMGFVGVWRARGLKEVSA; encoded by the coding sequence ATGACACACCCGGAGGGCCAGGAAGGCCGCAACGAGGCCCGCAACGCAACCCGTTTCGCGTGGTCAAATGGCCTGCAAAATATTGGCGATCAGCTCGTCGCCGCCAAGACGGTACTCCCTTGGATCTTTCAGGCCGCCGGCGTTCCCGGATTCTTCACGGGTCTACTGGTTCCCATCCGCGAGGCCGGATCCATGTTGCCGCAGGCGGCGCTGAGCCCATGGGTGACCACGCACCGCTCCCGTAAGAAACTGTGGATCCTCGGCAGCATCGGCCAGGCCGCCAGCGCCCTGATCATTGCCCTGGCGGCCCTGTGTTTTACGGGCATCGGCTTGGGCGTAGTGGTCATCGCTGCCTTGAGCGCACTCTCCATCTTCCGGGCGCTATGTTCCATTGCCGGAAAAGACGTGCAGGGGCGCACCATCTCCAAGGGCCGGCGCGGCAAGGTAACCGGGCGCGCCACCCAAATCGGCGGTGCAACCACGCTTGCCGTGGGATTAGCGCTCTACTTCCTTGGAGACCTGCCGGGTTGGGGCCTCGCCGCCCTGCTGGGCTTAGGTTCGCTCGGTTGGCTGGCAGCCGCCCTGATTTTCTCCGGTATCTACGAACCCCACTCGGACGAGGAACCACGGGGCATGGATAGGTCCTGGTGGAAGGACACCTGGCACCTGTTCCACGACTACAAGGATTTTCGCTCCTTTGTCTTTGTGCGCTCGCTGCTTCTGGTATCCGCGCTTTCCACCTCCTTCATCGTGATGCTCGCGCAGGAAGCGGGCAGTGATGCGCTCTCCGGTCTCGCCGGTTTCATCGTGGCCTCTGGTCTGGCCAGCCTCGTCGGCGGGCGAGTATCCGGCCTGCTGGCTGATAAATCCTCGCGCTCGGTCATGGCGGGCGGAGCGGCGAGCGCCTCGGTCATCCTGGTGCTCATCGTCGCCGCGGCGGCGTGGTTGCCGCCAAGCTTGCTGGCGTGGATTATGCCGGCGGCGTTTTTCCTTGTAAACCTCGCCCACACCGCTATCCGCGTGGCGCGCAAAACCTACGTGGTGGACATGGCGGAGGGTGACCAGCGGACCCGTTTTGTCGGCGCGGCCAACACGCTCATGGGCGTGTTCCTGCTTGTTGCCGGCGGCATAAGCGCGTTGGTTGCGCTGGCTGGGACCTCCTTTGCCCTGCTACTGCTGGCCGCGATGGGCTTCGTGGGCGTCTGGCGCGCCCGGGGCCTCAAGGAGGTCTCTGCATAA
- a CDS encoding trimeric intracellular cation channel family protein encodes MADVDPLIQTLYDVFDLIGVVLNGIIGGTIARKRQFDLIGFIFLALFSALAGGMMRDMLIDQGPAAAISNPTYLSLAMLGALIAYLTDFKGRAWEMFRVHGDAVILGVWSVTGCVKSLAYDMPLIACVFMGVLTAVGGGMVRDIASGITPSVFGGSPLYAVPAVVGGCVMVAFAQFDYTALGMIVSPIIAAGLAITAYWREWILPRGSYFAPVNYTAMQVAQIARRAERKGYAMGKKAGRKLIRGKSPKSSGDDHGPGE; translated from the coding sequence ATGGCAGACGTGGATCCCCTCATCCAGACGCTCTATGACGTCTTTGACCTCATCGGAGTAGTTCTCAACGGCATTATCGGCGGAACAATCGCCCGCAAGCGCCAATTTGACCTCATCGGGTTCATCTTCCTCGCCCTATTTTCCGCGCTGGCCGGCGGCATGATGCGCGACATGCTCATCGATCAGGGCCCCGCCGCGGCGATTTCCAACCCCACCTACCTGTCGCTGGCGATGCTGGGTGCGCTCATCGCATACCTCACTGATTTCAAGGGACGTGCCTGGGAAATGTTCCGCGTTCACGGCGATGCCGTGATTCTCGGCGTGTGGTCCGTCACCGGATGCGTGAAATCGCTGGCCTATGACATGCCCCTTATCGCGTGCGTGTTCATGGGCGTGCTGACCGCGGTGGGCGGCGGCATGGTCCGCGATATTGCCTCCGGCATTACACCGTCCGTCTTCGGCGGCAGCCCGCTGTATGCCGTCCCGGCGGTGGTGGGTGGATGTGTGATGGTGGCCTTCGCCCAGTTCGATTACACCGCTCTTGGCATGATCGTCTCTCCAATCATCGCGGCTGGCTTAGCAATCACGGCATACTGGCGGGAATGGATCCTGCCACGAGGCTCCTACTTTGCGCCGGTCAACTACACCGCTATGCAGGTGGCACAGATTGCCCGCCGCGCCGAACGCAAGGGCTACGCCATGGGCAAAAAGGCCGGGCGGAAGCTCATCCGCGGTAAATCGCCAAAAAGCAGTGGCGATGACCATGGCCCTGGTGAGTAG
- a CDS encoding TetR/AcrR family transcriptional regulator — protein sequence MVRQRMPGKQRREQLISIGRAAFSELGFDGTSVEEIALRAGVSKPVVYEHFGGKEGLYAVVIDREMLALEKVITGALQEGSWRARIEQATMALLTYIEEETDGFIILVRDSKPGTDRSYSTLLNTAVGQVSHILGNAFARRGLDPALAELYAQALVGMVSMTAQSWLDVRRPDKEAVAAHIVNLCWNGLSGLEQKPKLSVPLVELEDTAFDASAGGKTVDAGEEDVK from the coding sequence ATGGTGAGGCAGAGAATGCCCGGCAAGCAGCGCCGGGAACAGTTGATTTCCATCGGGCGCGCGGCTTTTTCGGAACTTGGATTTGACGGCACCTCGGTCGAGGAAATCGCGCTACGCGCGGGTGTATCCAAGCCGGTGGTCTATGAGCACTTCGGTGGCAAAGAAGGCCTGTACGCGGTGGTTATCGACCGTGAGATGCTGGCCTTGGAGAAGGTGATTACGGGGGCTTTGCAGGAGGGGTCGTGGCGCGCCCGCATCGAGCAGGCGACCATGGCGCTGTTGACGTACATCGAGGAAGAAACGGACGGGTTTATCATCCTGGTGCGTGATTCCAAGCCGGGCACGGACCGCAGTTATTCCACGCTGCTTAACACGGCGGTGGGGCAGGTCTCCCACATCCTGGGCAACGCCTTTGCCCGGCGCGGGCTGGATCCTGCTTTGGCGGAGCTGTACGCCCAGGCGTTGGTGGGCATGGTGTCCATGACCGCCCAGTCGTGGTTGGACGTGCGCAGGCCGGACAAGGAAGCAGTGGCGGCGCATATCGTGAATTTGTGCTGGAATGGTTTGTCTGGTTTGGAGCAAAAACCTAAGCTGTCAGTTCCGTTGGTTGAGTTGGAAGATACCGCCTTTGATGCGTCCGCCGGTGGCAAAACGGTGGACGCGGGCGAAGAGGATGTGAAGTAA